TTATCTCACAACCGTGGAAGATAGTTTACTTTGTCTAAATTATGAGTCATCCCTTACCTGGAAGATCATTACACCGCTGATTTTAACTTCATATCAAGGTCAAATCTGTTTGTATTAGTTTATCCTCCTCGGTCTAGCCAACGTTTCCTCGGTAGCAGAACACTAGATGTTTCGGTTTTGCTTGTAAACTACTTGTGTTGAGGTCAGTTGTACATTTTGGTCTGTGGAGGTTTGCAATTTTGCGCTTTGTTAGTGAATCTGACCCGCTAGTCGAGGTATCTTTGATGATTGCATTCCCTGCGCCTTTATCCTACATATCACCATTAGTTCAACTGTTTTAGTGTCAGCGTTTAACTAGTTTGGTCTGAACTCCACTCTTCCCCTTCCTAGTCATCGTTACTTAGCTTAAGGATACCATTAGTCCAAAGATTGCTAAAGAACCTTAAACCGCCTCTGTTGCTACATAGGTTTTAGAGTCTTCTGAGATCCATTTTGCTAGATTCACCTAAGGATGACCCTCTTGTAGGAGATAGCTTGTTGAAACTTAGCGTTATGACCTCACCTCCACTGAGTAGGGTTTACCTCTGTTTCATCAGCCTCCGCTCTTTATCACGCCTACTGAATATAGTTTCCACACTGCAACTCATCACCTTTTTGAAGATCCCTCAATTAAGCTTGAAGAATAGTGGCATTAGGACCTATGCTCCAAGAAGTAGTGGTTACCACAACCTCTTCAAGCTACTCTCACCCAACCACAAAACCACAAACACCATTGTAGTGACCGGTTTTAAGATCATTCTCAACCTTGGTCGATCCGTTGGCAAAGCTCTACCTAGAGTAGCCCTTCTCACTCTGGTGAGACCTTCATATTTGGCTGTTTCACCGCCACCCAGTCTTCGAATCAAGACAGTGGTCATCTTCTCTTTCATTGGCCTTCTCATGGAAGTTCTATCTTTATTCCTTGTGACCTTACAGGTTCTAGAATGCTAGCTAGCTTTTGGTCCATGGTTCTCAAGCTCCAAATATTGTTTGCCTTTATCTACCTTTGTCGTTTTGTTGCTTTAAACTCTGGGGTATGCCCTCTTATGTTTTCCTTTAAACTATCCTACTTCCCTTGTTTGTTACTCTTTGTCTAATCaatgataacatttttttgttcaaaaaaaaaactatattgaATTATCATATTATACCTATAATTacttaatatgtaaattttgtttCGTGCGAGCCGTCTTCATGGTGGTGTAGGATTTTGCAAAGCCCGTCTTCATGGTCGAATCCGCTATGGTCCTAAAAGTTTTATCAATCATTGCAAATTTCTCAAATTTGAGCATGGGATGCAAAACTCATGGAGCCCTTATCATTACTTTTGTTGTACTATCTTTGCTTAATGTTGTGTGCTTTAGTTGAGTGAAAATtcttgtttgtccaaaaaaaaaaaaaaactcgtaaATGTTGTCATCAAATTTATTGCCAAATATTTGTAACTTTGTTATATTCGATTTGAtcacttttctcttctttctaatTTTCCCAAGTTCTTACTATCGCCAAAATTGTTGGAATCAAAACACTATTTTCCTCTCTAAGAATCTTTTAAAAAGCTATCGATTTAAGGATGCATTTATTTTAACAAGGGTTTTTGGTTGAACAAATATTACATtcattcaacaaaaaagaacGATATggctttgtttgtttcttcttcttctgccacaAGCTAACAAAGATTGCgattttgattttagaaagCTTATAGCTCAAAAGCATAATCGAGTCTGATCTTAATGCCCCAGATTCTGAccttttactctctctctctctctctctaaaatgtTCAAAATTCAATTCTGGGAAATGtgttaagttatattttttaacgGTTGAACTCTCTTTCATAATGGGGTTGGTAAGTTCAAGAGTAGTAGCTCGAGAAACGAAGATGGAGATAGTAGTGTACCAAGTCATTTACATATCAACTGTAGGCTGCGCGAAGGAAATGTGTTTTGAAAAGAGATATACGTCGAAGAAAAATGTAATGGCGATGAGAGTTCAAAATAACCGACCTGGGATGCATCATGCATGGTATGAGTGGCGGAGGTACAGATTTCGGGCAAGTTCTCAAAAGGAGAAAGCATCGGAAAACATCGCCGACCTTTAATGCATGGTACGTCCCTGTGACTCTTATTATTGTTTTAGAATGTTAGGCAGGAATGGATTGgcaaacacaaatacaaaaggagattattattatatatatatatatatatatatatatctcgatTGAAATAAAAGTGTACAGAACATGGGATTACATTTGAGAGGGGGCAAGCAATGGTAAGCTTTGCCCTTGATGTTTTatttggaagcaaaagaaacatgaacagaaacaaacacaaatgtCATGTCCTTACACCGAAAGGAGACAAAAGTCACACTTGGTACTTATATTGATGAGGTTATATCAAGCCTGTTTGTAGCAGTGGCAGTGTCTATCAGTGCCCTCAATAATCGCAAAGCAGACTGGAGGAGAACCGTATGTGGATTTGCAACAGCTACAGCATATCGCATCTGTGGTTCCGTGGGCTGCCGGGCACTCGTCGAGGAACGCACGTGGACTACATCCAGCTGTGCAAGGGACACCCTGAGCCTCGGTCTTAATGATTCCTAGATGTTAGAATGTTAAGATATTCATCAGCACAAGATGATTAAGAGACAAATGCAAAGTATAATATACAAATGAGATCATATAGCACACTATAGTCCACGTGCtattacaagaaaacaaggtTTTAGCACATATAGTCGGAAAAGTGCTAAACCCTGTTTAGTACAAGAAAACAAGTGCAAAGTACAATATATACTCGGAAACcccctgttttcttgtagtaaatttgtaaaactaatattataccAGTTGAAGCCATCAGGAGGACAACCAAGAGAACAGTGAAACTGACGATGTTGATGAGGTTCTTTgccatttcttttcttctttgctttgccTTCGCTGAaacttgttctttttgtttttgttttggattaaCTTCAAACTTTGATGATTTAAATCTGAAGGCTTGGTCATCTATTTATAGtcaaaattttgtaactttgttgTATTCGTTTAATCACTTCTCTATTCTTTCTGATTTTCCCAAGTTCATAATGTCGCCACAGTTATGTAAGTCCGTCTTTgctatcctcttttttttaatcatgtaCCTGTCTTAAAAAGTCAACTTAAAGGAAGGTCATCTCtgtataaattgttttttatgtcCATTTTGCTTTAGATTGAAATAACTATTGTTTAAAATTGATATCGTCGTTGTCATAGACAGTGTAAGCAGGAATCTTGGCAATTCTTTAATCTAAAATGATAACGATTTGCCTTCGTTAGTTCATTAATTAACTTTAGGGTTTCAGCTACAGCGCAACAGTTATGGCGACACTATCTCCTAACTCATACTTATATATGGGAGAGAGTATTACTATAATAACTTTTATTCATTAGTTCATTAATTATTTAGGGTATCTATactaacattttatttgtaagatttgCATAACCATTTGTCATTcgaataaatatttaaacttagatgaaatatttgtaataaaatctAATAGAGAATGTTAACCACAATATCttactttccttaattaaattttcttacgcaaatatttatacaaaatcacaattcaataacacaaatttttattGCTAatacactaaatatatatatatatatatataacatacataaTCTATACTAAAAATCAAAGTAActtaatcaattataatataaaatcataaaaattatatttataaataaaagaaaaaaatatatcaggCTAAATCCTAGTTATtgttataacttttaaaaaaaacttccaaattCAATGATATATCGTGTACACatatatactctctctctctttcacagaTTCTGTTGCAGAAGTGTTTTTTTTAGAGATTCTCCTTGGCTCTCAGCTTATAGAGatttttttagagatttttttatgAGCAATTCTCCTTGGCTCtcagcttatatatatatctaggaACCGGTTTTAAAATGTTAGGCGGGAATGGATTGAcgaacacaaattcaaaacgaGCTTATTAAATATCATGATTGGAATAAAAGTTCAGAGAACATAACATAAATACACACAAATGTCACACTTGGtacataacataaatataacaaGGTTATTTTAAGCATTTTTCTTGCAGCGGCAGTGTTTGTCCGATCATTCAATAACCATGTCGCAAACTGGAAGATAACcgtatttttctatataaaacactTACGACATCAtaaccattaattaaaaaattataaatatttttacaaacacATTCGTTTTCAACCAGTAAATCAAtcgtttaaaatttttaatcatgCTTGAAACCAGCCATCCCTTAAATGAAAAGTCGTCCACAGTCATGATGAGCACATAACCGAAGTAAACCGGCATCAACTAggttttagataaaaaaaaacagatgtgGTTATGTTATTGCTTTGTTGTTTATCCTATATTAATTAGTGGGATTGTATTACCCACCTCTCCATATACGTTTCTTAGTGGTTAATTTAGtagttagtttcttttcttcttaaccaaaggaatatgaagaaaatattgttaaaaaactagttctcttgttttgttcttatgGGCAATTCTCCTTGTCTCTCAgcttatgtatatatgtatattctctCACTCTCTAACTCTGATCTCTAGGAACCGGTTTTAGAATGTTAGGCGGGAATGGATTGACgaacacaaatacaaaatgattatattatatatgatgattgAAATAAAAGTACACAGAAGATAAGATTACATTTGAGAGGGGGCAAGCAATGTTAAGCTTTGCccttaatgttttttatttggaagcaaAAGAACTTGAACATAATAAACACACGCAAATGTCATGTCCTCACACCGAAAGGGAACAATAGTCACACTTGGTAATTACATAATGAGGTTATTTTTAAGCCTTTTTGTAGCAGTGGCAGTGACTGTCAGTTCCCTCAACAACCGCCCAGTAGACTGGAGGAGTACCGTATGTTGCTACGCAACACGTACAACATTGAGCATTTGTTGTACCGTGGGCCGACGGGCACTCGCCAAGGAACACACGTGAAGCGGCCGTAAGACATCCACCAGCACCACAGGTTTGAGCCTCAGTATTAAGGATTCCTAGATGTTGACATATTCGTCAGCAGTTGAAGCAACTGCAAAGTACAATATATAGATGAGATCAACtttgtaaatttaatattataccAGTTGAAGCCATCAGGAGAACAACCAAGAGAACAGTAAAGCTGACGGAGTTGATGAGGGTNNNNNNNNNNNNNNNNNNNNNNNNNNNNNNNNNNNNNNNNNNNNNNNNNNNNNNNNNNNNNNNNNNNNNNNNNNNNNNNNNNNNNNNNNNNNNNNNNNNNNNNNNNNNNNNNNNNNNNNNNNNNNNNNNNNNNNNNNNNNNNNNNNNNNNNNNNNNNNNNNNNNNNNNNNNNNNNNNNNNNNNNNNNNNNNNNNNNNNNNNNNNNNNNNNNNNNNNNNNNNNNNNNNNNNNNNNNNNNNNNNNNNNNNNNNNNNNNNNNNNNNNNNNNNNNNNNNNNNNNNNNNNNNNNNNNNNNNNNNNNNNNNNNNNNNNNNNNNNNNNNNNNNNNNNNNNNNNNNNNNNNNNNNNNNNNNNNNNNNNNNNNNNNNNNNNNNNNNNNNNNNNNNNNNNNNNNNNNNNNNNNNNNNNNNNNNNNNNNNNNNNNNNNNNNNNNNNNNNNNNNNNNNNNNNNNNNNNNNNNNNNNNNNNNNNNNNNNNNNNNNNNNNNNNNNNNNNNNNNNNNNNNNNNNNNNNNNNNNNNNNNNNNNNNNNNNNNNNNNNNNNNNNNNNNNNNNNNNNNNNNNNNNNNNNNNNNNNNNNNNNNNNNNNNNNNNNNNNNNNNNNNNNNNNNNNNNNNNNNNNNNNNNNNNNNNNNNNNNNNNNNNNNNNNNNNNNNNNNNNNNNNNNNNNNNNNNNNNNNNNNNNNNNNNNNNNNNNNNNNNNNNNNNNNNNNNNNNNNNNNNNNNNNNNNNNNNNNNNNNNNNNNNNNNNNNNNNNNNNNNNNNNNNNNNNNNNNNNNNNNNNNNNNNNNNNNNNNNNNNNNNNNNNNNNNNNNNNNNNNNNNNNNNNNNNNNNNNNNNNNNNNNNNNNNNNNNNNNNNNNNNNNNNNNNNNNNNNNNNNNNNNNNNNNNNNNNNNNNNNNNNNNNNNNNNNNNNNNNNNNNNNNNNNNNNNNNNNNNNNNNNNNNNNNNNNNNNNNNNNNNNNNNNNNNNNNNNNNNNNNNNNNNNNNNNNNNNNNNNNNNNNNNNNNNNNNNNNNNNNNNNNNNNNNNNNNNNNNNNNNNNNNNNNNNNNNNNNNNNNNNNNNNNNNNNNNNNNNNNNNNNNNNNNNNNNNNNNNNNNNNNNNNNNNNNNNNNNNNNNNNNNNNNNNNNNNNNNNNNNNNNNNNNNNNNNNNNNNNNNNNNNNNNNNNNNNNNNNNNNNNNNNNNNNNNNNNNNNNNNNNNNNNNNNNNNNNNNNNNNNNNNNNNNNNNNNNNNNNNNNNNNNNNNNNNNNNNNNNNNNNNNNNNNNNNNNNNNNNNNNNNNNNNNNNNNNNNNNNNNNNNNNNNNNNNNNNNNNNNNNNNNNNNNNNNNNNNNNNNNNNNNNNNNNNNNNNNNNNNNNNNNNNNNNNNNNNNNNNNNNNNNNNNNNNNNNNNNNNNNNNNNNNNNNNNNNNNNNNNNNNNNNNNNNNNNNNNNNNNNNNNNNNNNNNNNNNNNNNNNNNNNNNNNNNNNNNNNNNNNNNNNNNNNNNNNNNNNNNNNNNNNNNNNNNNNNNNNNNNNNNNNNNNNNNNNNNNNNNNNNNNNNNNNNNNNNNNNNNNNNNNNNNNNNNNNNNNNNNNNNNNNNNNNNNNNNNNNNNNNNNNNNNNNNNNNNNNNNNNNNNNNNNNNNNNNNNNNNNNNNNNNNNNNNNNNNNNNNNNNNNNNNNNNNNNNNNNNNNNNNNNNNNNNNNNNNNNNNNNNNNNNNNNNNNNNNNNNNNNNNNNNNNNNNNNNNNNNNNNNNNNNNNNNNNNNNNNNNNNNNNNNNNNNNNNNNNNNNNNNNNNNNNNNNNNNNNNNNNNNNNNNNNNNNNNNNNNNNNNNNNNNNNNNNNNNNNNNNNNNNNNNNNNNNNNNNNNNNNNNNNNNNNNNNNNNNNNNNNNNNNNNNNNNNNNNNNNNNNNNNNNNNNNNNNNNNNNNNNNNNNNNNNNNNNNNNNNNNNNNNNNNNNNNNNNNNNNNNNNNNNNNNNNNNNNNNNNNNNNNNNNNNNNNNNNNNNNNNNNNNNNNNNNNNNNNNNNNNNNNNNNNNNNNNNNNNNNNNNNNNNNNNNNNNNNNNNNNNNNNNNNNNNNNNNNNNNNNNNNNNNNNNNNNNNNNNNNNNNNNNNNNNNNNNNNNNNNNNNNNNNNNNNNNNNNNNNNNNNNNNNNNNNNNNNNNNNNNNNNNNNNNNNNNNNNNNNNNNNNNNNNNNNNNNNNNNNNNNNNNNNNNNNNNNNNNNNNNNNNNNNNNNNNNNNNNNNNNNNNNNNNNNNNNNNNNNNNNNNNNNNNNNNNNNNNNNNNNNNNNNNNNNNNNNNNNNNNNNNNNNNNNNNNNNNNNNNNNNNNNNNNNNNNNNNNNNNNNNNNNNNNNNNNNNNNNNNNNNNNNNNNNNNNNNNNNNNNNNNNNNNNNNNNNNNNNNNNNNNNNNNNNNNNNNNNNNNNNNNNNNNNNNNNNNNNNNNNNNNNNNNNNNNNNNNNNNNNNNNNNNNNNNNNNNNNNNNNNNNNNNNNNNNNNNNNNNNNNNNNNNNNNNNNNNNNNNNNNNNNNNNNNNNNNNNNNNNNNNNNNNNNNNNNNNNNNNNNNNNNNNNNNNNNNNNNNNNNNNNNNNNNNNNNNNNNNNNNNNNNNNNNNNNNNNNNNNNNNNNNNNNNNNNNNNNNNNNNNNNNNNNNNNNNNNNNNNNNNNNNNNNNNNNNNNNNNNNNNNNNNNNNNNNNNNNNNNNNNNNNNNNNNNNNNNNNNNNNNNNNNNNNNNNNNNNNNNNNNNNNNNNNNNNNNNNNNNNNNNNNNNNNNNNNNNNNNNNNNNNNNNNNNNNNNNNNNNNNNNNNNNNNNNNNNNNNNNNNNNNNNNNNNNNNNNNNNNNNNNNNNNAGAGGAAAGGACCTTTAGGGACTTCAGACATATGATCTCCATGTGTGATTTAATGGATATAAGATCACGAGGTGATAAGTTCTCTTGGGTTGGGGAACGTTATTCACATACAGTGAAATGTTGTCTCGATCGAGCGATGATTAACACTGCAGGGACTGCAAGCTTTCCAAACGCAGAAGCACAATTTCTCGACTTTGGTGGTTCAGATCACAAACCGGTGCTATTAAGGTTAAATCTCACTCAACCATATCGAAGAAcagtttttcaattttacaaaagacCATGTGAGATTCCATCATTTTAGGAGGTTATACAACAAAGTTGGTGAAATGATGACGAGAATACAGATATATCAATCACAAGAAGAATTAGTCGTTGTCGTCATATGATACAGATATATCAATCACAACAGAGATTGGAGATCACGCAGAGCAATACTTAAAGATATGTTCACATCAACTGGACATCAAATTTCCTCACAGGAATTTGCTGACTTTGTCCCATCTGTAACAAATGAAACTAATGCTGATTTGATTATAGACTTCTCAGATCAGGAAATATATGATGCTGTTTGTTTAATCGGGGAAGACAAAACTC
The Camelina sativa cultivar DH55 chromosome 6, Cs, whole genome shotgun sequence genome window above contains:
- the LOC104790746 gene encoding defensin-like protein 206, with translation MAKNLINIVSFTVLLVVLLMASTGIIKTEAQGVPCTAGCSPRAFLDECPAAHGTTDAICCSCCKSTYGSPPVCFAIIEGTDRHCHCYKQA